The Desulfuromonadaceae bacterium genomic sequence GGAATTAAATACATTTGCCGTTTGCGGTGGGTTCTGGTGCAGCTTTCCTGCGGTGTTGTCAGCCTGTGATTCGGTAGAATTTTATTAAATGACAACGGCTGCAGGCGATGGCTAACAGGCGTGTCCTTCGAGCACAAGGTCGAATTTGCTGTTGATGTCTTCGAGAATGATTTCCATGTGATCCTTTTCCATTGTGCCCTCCATATTTTTTAAGCAACTCTAGCACAGTTTCAAGACGGCGAAAACGAAACATGGTTTTCCCTATTTAGCCGTGTACTTCCTCCAGAACCCCTCGACCTGCAGTCAAATCAACAAACATGGTCGCAAAATCCGCCAACCGCTCGTCCGGCAGGCGTAGGTCAAAATTGACCCGGTCGGCGTAATCCGTCGCGAGGATTTCACATTCAAAATCGGCAAGGCGGAGCTCGAACGACTTGACCAGCGCATAATCAAGGGTTGCGCGCACAGTATGCCAGGTGATCTTTTCTCCGCGCGGCACCAGCTCCAGCGCCGTTTGCACCGCCGCTGTGTAGGCTTTGACCATCCCCCCTTTGCCGAGCTTGATGCCGCCGAAGTAGCGGGTAACGACCACCGCCGTGTCGCCGAGTCCGCTGTGTTGCAGGGTGGTCAGCATCGGTTGCCCGGCCACGCCGTGGGGTTCGCCGTCGTCACTCAAGCCGATCTGGTCGGTGCTGCCGGGTGCGCCGATGAGGTAGGCCCAGCAGTTGTGGTTGGCGTCGGGGAACGCGGCCTTCATTTCGGCGACGAACGCTTGAGCCTCCTTTGGGGTGGTGACCGGTTGTACGGTGGTGATAAAACGGCTGCGATTGACCTCGATTTCGCTGCGGAAGCGTTGGTGGGGGATCGGGTAACGGGCTACGGGCGGTTGCGGATGGTCCGGC encodes the following:
- a CDS encoding YigZ family protein yields the protein MPDHPQPPVARYPIPHQRFRSEIEVNRSRFITTVQPVTTPKEAQAFVAEMKAAFPDANHNCWAYLIGAPGSTDQIGLSDDGEPHGVAGQPMLTTLQHSGLGDTAVVVTRYFGGIKLGKGGMVKAYTAAVQTALELVPRGEKITWHTVRATLDYALVKSFELRLADFECEILATDYADRVNFDLRLPDERLADFATMFVDLTAGRGVLEEVHG